A window of Bradyrhizobium sp. AZCC 1610 contains these coding sequences:
- a CDS encoding TetR/AcrR family transcriptional regulator C-terminal domain-containing protein: MAPRSVQTVSETPAGDPKHAARATRSAGRQMRSRLLDVASGLFKERGLSGTSISDIAAVADAFPSQITYYFRTKEALFVEAACRDVLYVARAAEQAATQAHTPREYTRALVETVTATDSVAFFTEALTLTRRRQDLAPLVERTIERLHGEGMRAYAGQIERHGWKTLRDPDASSRRFWALAIGVMVEGHAMGRSAEEMCAEMLRVLGDQATTRTNGDNTRLRLVGDRDASDSPDSEGSS, encoded by the coding sequence ATGGCTCCCAGGTCCGTCCAAACTGTTTCTGAAACGCCGGCCGGCGATCCCAAGCACGCCGCCCGCGCGACGCGTTCGGCAGGGCGCCAGATGCGGTCGCGCCTGCTCGACGTCGCCAGCGGCCTTTTCAAGGAGCGGGGCCTCTCCGGCACCTCGATCTCGGACATCGCGGCGGTCGCAGACGCGTTTCCAAGCCAGATCACCTATTACTTCCGCACCAAGGAAGCGCTGTTCGTCGAAGCTGCCTGCCGCGACGTGCTGTACGTGGCGCGCGCGGCCGAGCAGGCAGCAACGCAGGCCCATACGCCGCGCGAGTACACCCGCGCGCTGGTCGAGACGGTTACGGCGACGGATTCGGTCGCCTTCTTTACCGAAGCGCTGACGCTGACCCGCCGCCGCCAGGATCTCGCACCGCTGGTGGAGCGCACCATCGAGCGGCTCCACGGCGAGGGGATGCGCGCCTATGCCGGCCAGATCGAGCGACACGGCTGGAAAACCTTGCGCGATCCGGACGCGAGCTCACGGCGGTTCTGGGCGCTCGCGATCGGCGTGATGGTCGAAGGCCATGCCATGGGCCGATCGGCCGAGGAAATGTGCGCCGAGATGCTGCGCGTGTTGGGCGACCAGGCGACGACAAGGACCAACGGCGACAATACGCGGCTACGTCTCGTCGGCGACCGCGACGCTTCGGATTCACCCGACAGTGAGGGATCGTCATGA
- a CDS encoding fatty acid desaturase family protein encodes MTALRMRARDFLNEDQLIAVRQRVTWKGIALIAHAWALILGSIALVAWWPNPLTFLIAVGIIGSRQLGLAILMHDGAHGCLSADEKVNLTLSQWFCAYPIFAETRAYRRYHLQHHARTQQEDDPDLVLSAPFPITGMSYRRKFFRDITGQTGYQQRKAQLLNALGPKEWPITQRAAHFWEKLGPQLVVNGLLFAGLAAAGVWWAYPLLWLLPLLTWQMVITRIRNIAEHAVVPDSNDPLRNTRTTRANFLERLFIAPYYVNYHLEHHLLFYVPCYNLPRVHRILSESRYADRMEVQPNYAAVLRLATARPDHEDRPGNLVSGARRARAGKEVGGDQAAGGF; translated from the coding sequence ATGACCGCGCTTCGCATGCGTGCCCGCGACTTCTTGAACGAGGATCAATTGATCGCCGTGCGCCAGCGCGTGACGTGGAAGGGTATAGCCCTCATCGCGCATGCGTGGGCGCTGATATTGGGATCGATCGCGCTGGTCGCGTGGTGGCCCAACCCGCTGACCTTTCTGATCGCCGTCGGCATCATCGGCTCGCGCCAGCTCGGGCTCGCGATCCTGATGCACGACGGCGCGCATGGATGTCTGTCGGCCGACGAGAAGGTCAACCTGACGCTGAGCCAATGGTTCTGCGCCTATCCAATCTTCGCCGAGACCCGCGCCTATCGCCGCTATCATCTGCAGCATCACGCGCGCACGCAGCAGGAGGACGATCCGGATCTGGTGCTGTCGGCACCGTTTCCGATCACGGGGATGAGCTACCGCCGGAAGTTCTTCCGCGATATCACCGGGCAGACCGGCTACCAGCAGCGCAAGGCGCAGTTGTTAAATGCGCTCGGGCCGAAGGAATGGCCGATCACGCAGCGCGCTGCGCATTTCTGGGAAAAACTTGGCCCGCAGCTTGTCGTCAACGGCCTGCTATTTGCGGGCCTCGCTGCCGCCGGCGTGTGGTGGGCCTATCCGCTGCTATGGCTGTTGCCGCTGCTCACCTGGCAGATGGTCATCACGCGCATTCGCAACATCGCCGAACACGCAGTCGTTCCCGACTCGAACGATCCCCTGCGCAACACCCGCACCACGCGCGCGAACTTCCTCGAGCGGCTATTCATCGCACCCTATTACGTCAACTACCACCTCGAGCATCACCTGCTGTTCTACGTGCCCTGCTACAACCTGCCGCGCGTCCACCGCATCCTCAGTGAAAGCCGGTATGCGGACCGCATGGAGGTGCAGCCGAACTACGCCGCCGTGCTGCGGCTGGCGACCGCCAGGCCAGACCACGAGGATCGCCCGGGCAACTTGGTGAGCGGCGCACGCCGCGCACGGGCCGGGAAGGAGGTTGGTGGTGATCAGGCCGCAGGCGGGTTCTAA
- the rpsF gene encoding 30S ribosomal protein S6: MPLYEHVFLARQDASTQQVEELTTQMTGIVEGLGGKITKTENWGVRSLTYRMSKNRKAHFVLMNIDAPSAAVTEIERQERISEDVIRYLTVRVEEHEEGPSAMMRKADRDRERDDRGGGFRGDREGGFRGDREGGGFRGDRGPRRPREDAVEATGEE; encoded by the coding sequence ATGCCTCTTTATGAGCATGTTTTTCTCGCGCGCCAGGATGCGAGCACCCAGCAGGTCGAAGAGCTGACCACCCAGATGACGGGCATCGTCGAAGGGCTCGGCGGCAAGATCACCAAGACCGAGAATTGGGGCGTGCGTTCGCTCACCTACCGCATGAGCAAGAATCGCAAAGCGCACTTCGTGCTGATGAATATCGATGCGCCCTCCGCTGCGGTCACCGAGATCGAGCGGCAGGAGCGGATCTCTGAAGACGTCATCCGTTACCTCACCGTCCGCGTCGAAGAGCACGAGGAAGGTCCCTCGGCCATGATGCGCAAGGCCGATCGCGACCGCGAGCGCGACGATCGTGGTGGCGGCTTCCGCGGCGACCGCGAAGGCGGCTTCCGTGGCGATCGTGAAGGCGGTGGCTTCCGCGGCGACCGCGGCCCGCGCCGTCCGCGCGAAGACGCTGTTGAAGCGACGGGAGAGGAGTAA
- the rpsR gene encoding 30S ribosomal protein S18 produces MAEAGARRPFFRRRKTCPFTGPNAPKIDYKDSKLLMRYVSERGKIVPSRITAVSAKKQRELARAIKRSRFLGLLPYVIR; encoded by the coding sequence ATGGCTGAAGCTGGTGCACGCCGTCCGTTTTTCCGTCGCCGCAAGACCTGCCCGTTCACGGGTCCGAATGCGCCGAAGATCGACTACAAGGATTCCAAGCTGCTGATGCGTTACGTCTCCGAGCGCGGCAAGATCGTGCCGAGCCGCATCACGGCCGTGTCCGCCAAGAAGCAGCGTGAGCTCGCGCGCGCCATCAAGCGCTCGCGTTTCCTCGGCCTGCTGCCCTACGTCATTCGCTAA